The Terriglobia bacterium genome includes a window with the following:
- a CDS encoding sigma-54 dependent transcriptional regulator — protein sequence MDPERILVVDDEPGVRAALEAILRDEGYAVVAAASGEEGLEAFETGAFDAVLLDVWLPGIDGLETLVRLRERRHDAEVVMISGHGNIETAVRATKVGAFDFVEKPLSLERTLLVLRNALRQRRLEQRNRRLLEQLVLDTEVLGVSPAAAQLRADVAAAAASEAPVLVCGERGTGRETVARGIHSGGRRAGEAFVHVPCAALDRDAAGEALFGAAGSAGRLALADRGTLFLESVERLDPALQARLAPRVDGRIAGAPDVRWLASTGPDPLEVEPSLRERLDVVRIRIPALRDRREDVPLLAERFMRGLAREYGRREKRFAPRCLAALTSWDWPGNVRELRNLIERLLLLAPGEVVEAADLPEDLGGSGMPAEDLYREFASLAQGLEAFERHAVRRALVDSEGDSAAAAKRLGIGIEELERRKGRLGLSRPQ from the coding sequence GTGGACCCAGAGAGGATCCTGGTGGTGGACGACGAGCCGGGCGTGCGCGCGGCGCTGGAGGCGATCCTCCGGGACGAGGGCTACGCCGTGGTCGCGGCGGCGTCCGGCGAGGAAGGGCTCGAGGCGTTCGAGACCGGCGCGTTCGACGCGGTGCTGCTCGACGTCTGGCTTCCCGGGATCGACGGTCTCGAGACGCTCGTGCGGCTCAGGGAACGCCGGCACGACGCCGAGGTCGTGATGATCTCCGGTCACGGGAACATCGAGACCGCGGTACGCGCAACGAAGGTCGGCGCGTTCGACTTCGTGGAGAAGCCGCTCTCTCTGGAGAGGACGCTCCTCGTGCTTCGGAACGCGCTACGGCAGAGGAGGCTGGAGCAGCGGAACCGCCGGCTCCTCGAGCAGCTGGTCCTCGACACGGAGGTCCTCGGCGTGAGTCCGGCGGCCGCGCAGCTCCGCGCGGACGTCGCCGCCGCGGCCGCGTCGGAGGCGCCGGTCCTCGTCTGCGGGGAGCGCGGGACGGGGCGGGAAACCGTCGCCCGCGGGATCCACTCCGGGGGCCGGCGGGCGGGGGAGGCGTTCGTCCACGTCCCCTGCGCCGCCCTGGACCGGGACGCAGCCGGCGAGGCGCTCTTCGGCGCGGCCGGGAGCGCCGGCAGGCTCGCCCTCGCCGATCGGGGGACGCTCTTCCTCGAGAGCGTGGAGCGGCTCGACCCGGCGCTCCAGGCGAGGCTGGCCCCTCGGGTGGACGGGCGAATCGCCGGGGCACCGGACGTCCGCTGGCTCGCCAGCACCGGTCCGGATCCGCTCGAGGTCGAGCCGTCCCTCAGGGAGCGGCTCGACGTGGTCCGGATCCGGATCCCCGCGCTCCGTGACCGTCGCGAGGACGTTCCCCTGCTCGCGGAGCGCTTCATGCGAGGGCTAGCGCGGGAATACGGGCGTCGCGAGAAGCGGTTCGCTCCGAGGTGCCTCGCGGCGCTCACGAGCTGGGATTGGCCCGGCAACGTCCGCGAGCTGCGCAACCTGATCGAGCGGCTGCTGCTGCTCGCGCCGGGTGAAGTGGTGGAAGCCGCCGACCTTCCGGAGGACCTCGGAGGGTCGGGAATGCCCGCCGAGGATCTCTACAGGGAATTCGCGAGCCTCGCGCAGGGGCTCGAAGCGTTCGAGCGCCACGCCGTGCGTCGCGCCCTCGTCGACTCGGAGGGGGACTCCGCGGCGGCCGCCAAGAGGCTCGGCATCGGCATCGAAGAGCTGGAGCGACGGAAGGGGAGGCTGGGGCTCTCGCGGCCTCAGTGA
- a CDS encoding sigma-70 family RNA polymerase sigma factor translates to MKALRPRGTPAAGTEDTRPDEALVDLALCGEREAFEALVRRHQKPLLNYLHRLTGVRDGAMDLAQEVFIKVYVSLASFDSQYRFTTWLYRIASNCAIDHMRKKQIRTLAIEPEPGDGDRIAADAGLCGHDPTPHEVLRLREIERRLDAAIAALPVAYRQLILLRHRQHCRYDEIARITRLPIGTVKNRIFRAREMLKGQLSDVLERGL, encoded by the coding sequence GTGAAGGCTCTCCGCCCGAGAGGCACACCCGCTGCCGGGACCGAAGACACGAGGCCGGACGAGGCACTCGTCGACCTCGCGCTCTGCGGGGAGCGTGAGGCCTTCGAGGCTCTGGTGCGGCGCCACCAGAAGCCGCTGCTCAACTACCTCCACCGGCTCACCGGAGTCCGGGACGGCGCCATGGACCTCGCCCAGGAGGTCTTCATCAAGGTCTACGTTTCCCTGGCGTCCTTCGACTCGCAGTACCGCTTCACGACCTGGCTCTACCGGATCGCCTCGAATTGCGCGATCGACCACATGAGAAAGAAGCAGATCCGCACCTTGGCCATCGAGCCGGAGCCGGGAGACGGCGATCGGATCGCGGCGGACGCCGGCCTCTGCGGTCACGATCCGACCCCTCACGAGGTGCTCCGCCTGCGCGAGATCGAGAGGAGGCTCGACGCCGCCATCGCCGCCCTTCCAGTGGCCTACCGGCAGCTCATCCTGCTGCGTCACCGTCAGCACTGCCGGTACGACGAGATCGCGAGGATTACCCGGCTCCCGATCGGGACGGTGAAGAACAGGATCTTCCGAGCGAGGGAGATGCTCAAGGGCCAGCTCTCCGACGTTCTGGAACGGGGGCTGTGA
- a CDS encoding HAMP domain-containing protein — protein sequence MALTKRTARWMALAALLLVTIAGIWLGIQRFSAAEEDFAANQLVLPVLVMAIVVLALGLAGVLIRNLVRLILDRKRGILGSKLRTKLVFFFLAFVLLPALVLFYGSAAVIRSTVEAMVRTPVEDVTRGAREIVDGWTEAMKGQCRQLAVEAAAEAGRIGIADEARRADVAALAGRWLGRESLDLVVVLSGDTPVARAIDPELLASGTPVESVVALSRALASRAVAGNGSATGVDTVGGGLLVQAAAPLPLAPGEIGRPRGALVVGTFLSRNLAGRMEQITSGADKYRRFRIQRRDLVRLYRALMGLILLGTVFVATWIGFYLSRRITEPIQELAAAAREISGGNLGVRVRAEAGDEVGMLVDAFNDMAAQLQESREVITRSTADLRRSNEALDERRRYIETLVANLSSAVVSLDPGGRVTTANPASRDILGLDLAPGDDFRGKLVEPGLESLSELMEEVARRPGDSHRRDLDLVHNRQRVSVSFQSAPLRGGQGEELGTLVMVEDLTELLRAQRAAAWSEVARRLAHEIKNPLTPIQLAAQRLRKKFQEGAEDLPEVVADATATVEREVGALKNLVDEFSRFARMPEPVPRPVEFRAVIDAVLALYRGVQGIRWEVETSRDLGLVRVDGEQLRRALINLIDNALTAMDQSGTVRITARRYAGPGSLRVEVADTGPGIPPGDRDRLFLPYFSTKRRGTGLGLAIVHRVVTDHQGSIRVEDNRPRGARFVIEIPA from the coding sequence ATGGCGCTGACCAAGAGAACGGCCCGATGGATGGCGCTGGCGGCGCTCCTGCTGGTGACCATCGCCGGCATCTGGTTGGGAATCCAGCGCTTCTCCGCCGCGGAGGAAGACTTCGCGGCGAACCAACTGGTCCTTCCCGTCCTGGTCATGGCCATCGTGGTCCTGGCCCTCGGTCTCGCGGGCGTGTTGATCCGAAACCTCGTCCGCCTGATCCTGGACCGCAAGCGCGGAATCCTCGGGTCGAAGCTCCGCACCAAGCTCGTCTTCTTCTTCCTCGCGTTCGTCCTGCTCCCCGCGCTGGTGCTGTTCTACGGATCAGCCGCGGTGATCCGATCCACCGTGGAGGCGATGGTGCGGACGCCCGTGGAGGACGTGACACGCGGCGCGCGGGAGATCGTCGACGGTTGGACGGAGGCGATGAAGGGGCAGTGCCGCCAGCTAGCGGTGGAGGCGGCCGCCGAGGCGGGCCGGATCGGGATCGCGGACGAGGCGCGCCGCGCCGACGTCGCCGCGCTCGCGGGCCGCTGGCTCGGCCGCGAGTCGTTGGACCTCGTGGTCGTCCTGTCCGGCGATACGCCCGTGGCGCGAGCGATCGACCCGGAGCTTCTGGCGTCGGGGACCCCCGTCGAGAGCGTCGTTGCACTGTCCCGGGCGCTCGCGTCGCGAGCCGTCGCCGGGAACGGCTCGGCGACCGGTGTCGACACCGTCGGCGGAGGGCTCCTCGTTCAGGCCGCGGCCCCGTTACCCCTCGCGCCGGGGGAGATCGGCCGCCCTCGTGGAGCGCTGGTCGTCGGGACGTTCCTGTCGAGGAACCTGGCGGGCCGGATGGAGCAGATCACCTCCGGCGCCGACAAGTACCGCCGGTTCCGGATCCAGCGGCGCGATCTCGTCCGTCTGTACCGGGCGCTGATGGGCTTGATCCTCCTCGGCACGGTCTTCGTCGCGACGTGGATCGGCTTCTATCTCTCCCGCCGGATCACGGAGCCGATCCAGGAGCTCGCGGCCGCCGCGCGGGAGATCTCGGGGGGGAATCTCGGGGTAAGGGTGCGAGCCGAAGCGGGGGACGAGGTCGGAATGCTCGTGGACGCGTTCAACGACATGGCCGCGCAGCTCCAGGAGAGCCGCGAGGTGATCACCCGGTCCACCGCCGATCTGCGCCGCTCGAACGAAGCGCTGGACGAGCGGCGACGCTACATCGAGACCTTGGTCGCGAACCTCTCCTCGGCCGTCGTCTCCCTGGATCCTGGAGGCCGGGTGACCACCGCCAATCCCGCATCCCGGGACATCCTCGGCCTCGATCTCGCCCCGGGAGACGATTTCCGAGGGAAGCTCGTGGAGCCCGGGCTCGAGTCGCTCTCCGAGCTCATGGAAGAGGTCGCCCGGCGGCCAGGAGACAGCCACCGGCGGGACCTCGATCTGGTCCACAACCGGCAGAGGGTGTCGGTCTCGTTCCAGAGCGCGCCTCTCCGCGGTGGGCAGGGAGAGGAGCTCGGGACGCTGGTCATGGTCGAGGACCTGACCGAGCTTCTGCGAGCGCAGCGCGCCGCCGCCTGGAGCGAGGTGGCCCGCAGGCTCGCCCATGAGATCAAGAATCCGCTGACGCCGATCCAGCTCGCCGCGCAGCGGCTACGAAAAAAGTTCCAGGAGGGGGCAGAGGACCTCCCCGAGGTCGTTGCGGACGCCACTGCCACCGTCGAGCGGGAGGTGGGGGCGCTCAAGAACCTCGTGGACGAGTTCTCCCGCTTCGCGCGGATGCCCGAGCCGGTGCCGCGGCCGGTGGAGTTCCGCGCGGTCATCGACGCGGTTCTGGCGCTGTACCGCGGCGTCCAGGGCATTCGATGGGAGGTCGAGACGTCCCGAGACCTCGGGCTGGTCCGCGTCGACGGCGAGCAGTTGCGGCGAGCGCTGATCAATCTGATCGACAACGCGCTGACGGCCATGGACCAGAGCGGAACGGTCCGGATCACCGCCCGGCGATACGCGGGCCCGGGATCCCTGCGCGTCGAAGTGGCGGACACGGGGCCCGGCATCCCGCCCGGCGACCGCGACCGGCTGTTCCTGCCTTACTTCTCCACCAAGCGCCGGGGAACCGGACTCGGGCTCGCCATCGTCCACCGGGTCGTCACGGACCATCAGGGGAGCATTCGCGTCGAAGACAACCGCCCGCGCGGGGCCCGGTTCGTGATCGAGATCCCGGCCTGA
- a CDS encoding zf-HC2 domain-containing protein: MKTCERLRPLLSRFAEGEASPAEALGVARHIVGCTACKIVLARERRLHEALEGLRDPVSVDDEFSRLVMAALPASPPSKPSLARRRGLRLAGLLAVGVAGGALAVRLFGLATVPEPLRLVSRLDLDGGSQVLDGLARLACAAAALLCRIAAGVSPPMRPAGSGVHLAVPPILAGLALLTAGTFLAVTTWAVGRKPRGVRGPGRSERERESLRRH; the protein is encoded by the coding sequence GTGAAGACCTGCGAGCGACTCCGTCCCCTGCTGTCGAGATTCGCCGAGGGGGAGGCGAGCCCGGCGGAGGCTCTGGGCGTCGCCCGCCATATCGTGGGCTGCACCGCGTGCAAGATCGTCCTCGCTCGCGAACGACGTCTCCACGAGGCGCTCGAAGGACTCCGCGACCCCGTTTCAGTGGACGACGAATTCTCCAGGCTCGTGATGGCGGCGCTCCCGGCGAGCCCGCCGTCGAAGCCCTCGCTCGCGCGGCGACGCGGCCTCCGGTTGGCCGGACTGCTCGCCGTCGGCGTCGCCGGCGGCGCCCTCGCGGTCCGCCTGTTCGGCCTCGCCACCGTACCCGAGCCCCTGAGGCTCGTGTCCCGGCTGGATCTCGACGGTGGCTCCCAGGTCCTCGACGGCCTCGCGCGGCTCGCGTGCGCCGCCGCGGCTCTCTTGTGCAGGATCGCCGCTGGGGTTTCTCCCCCGATGCGCCCGGCCGGGAGCGGAGTCCACCTGGCGGTGCCCCCGATCCTCGCCGGTCTCGCCCTGCTGACGGCCGGGACGTTCCTCGCGGTCACGACCTGGGCCGTCGGCCGGAAGCCGCGTGGAGTGCGGGGCCCCGGACGTTCCGAACGGGAGCGGGAATCCCTGAGACGTCACTGA
- the tsaB gene encoding tRNA (adenosine(37)-N6)-threonylcarbamoyltransferase complex dimerization subunit type 1 TsaB has translation MTRVAALDTSTWWEGVALLEAEPTGELRLVAESGILVCDSHAVHALAQLDELLGVTGWMRSDLDAYAATRGPGSFTGLRVGLGTIRGLGLASSRPCLGIGTLEALAEALGPAGFERVPLLSAGRGEVYGARFDADSSPPREIVPPWLGPPNKALEGGAGQPVIFGPGADASASALRAAGWRGAARRTPTSVAAAAGRLALLRLAAGAEDGDGLSPLYVRPPDAEVAR, from the coding sequence GTGACTCGCGTCGCCGCCCTGGACACCTCGACCTGGTGGGAAGGGGTGGCCCTTCTCGAGGCGGAGCCGACCGGGGAACTGCGGCTCGTGGCGGAGTCCGGCATTCTCGTCTGCGACTCGCATGCCGTGCACGCCCTGGCGCAGCTCGACGAGCTTCTCGGCGTGACGGGTTGGATGCGGTCCGACCTCGACGCCTACGCGGCGACCCGTGGTCCCGGGTCGTTCACGGGGCTCAGGGTGGGTCTCGGGACGATCCGCGGGCTCGGTCTCGCCTCATCCCGCCCCTGTCTCGGCATCGGGACGCTCGAGGCGCTCGCCGAAGCGCTCGGTCCAGCGGGCTTCGAAAGGGTCCCGTTGCTCTCCGCCGGCCGGGGCGAGGTGTATGGGGCGCGATTCGACGCGGACTCCTCCCCACCCCGGGAGATCGTGCCACCCTGGCTGGGTCCCCCCAACAAGGCCCTCGAGGGCGGCGCCGGCCAGCCGGTGATCTTCGGACCCGGCGCCGACGCGTCCGCCTCCGCGCTCCGCGCGGCAGGCTGGCGAGGCGCGGCGAGGCGCACGCCGACCTCGGTGGCCGCAGCGGCGGGACGCCTCGCGCTCCTCCGCCTCGCGGCGGGGGCGGAGGACGGGGATGGCCTTTCGCCGCTCTACGTGCGTCCGCCCGACGCGGAAGTCGCTCGATGA
- a CDS encoding phosphatidylserine decarboxylase, with the protein MRLDRDVIPFAVALVVLGVTAALLRPWTASVPVVLLAFTLWFFRDPERRPPTDPEALLSPADGRIIVAGEQRISIFMNVFDVHVCRSPAAGRVASVEHVAGRFLAAFRDDASEHNERTSLVVDRGGATVRFTLVAGLIARRIVCRTAPGRAVDAGERIGLIRFGSRVDVDLPKGAAPAVRFGDRVVGGETVIARLA; encoded by the coding sequence ATGAGGCTCGACAGGGACGTGATCCCGTTCGCCGTGGCGCTCGTCGTGCTCGGGGTGACGGCGGCGCTCCTCCGTCCCTGGACGGCTTCCGTGCCGGTCGTCCTGCTCGCGTTCACGCTCTGGTTCTTCCGCGACCCGGAGCGTCGGCCGCCGACCGATCCCGAAGCGCTCTTGAGCCCGGCGGACGGTCGGATCATCGTCGCCGGAGAACAGCGGATTTCGATCTTCATGAACGTCTTCGACGTGCACGTCTGCCGGAGCCCCGCGGCAGGGAGAGTCGCCTCCGTCGAGCACGTCGCGGGACGATTCCTGGCGGCGTTCCGGGACGACGCGTCGGAGCACAACGAGCGGACCTCGCTCGTGGTGGACCGGGGAGGGGCGACGGTCCGTTTCACTCTGGTCGCAGGGCTGATCGCTCGCCGGATCGTGTGCCGGACGGCGCCGGGGCGCGCCGTCGACGCCGGAGAGAGGATCGGCCTGATCCGATTCGGCTCGCGCGTGGACGTGGATCTCCCGAAGGGCGCTGCGCCCGCCGTCCGCTTCGGAGACCGCGTCGTCGGAGGCGAGACGGTCATCGCGCGCCTCGCCTGA
- the rimI gene encoding ribosomal protein S18-alanine N-acetyltransferase: protein MRPSDLDEVLAIEEASFSVPWSRESFLFELQANPYARNFVMRRGGSVVAFACVWVVDDELKINNIAVGAAVRRKGHGSALLRWILDYGRSVQCTEATLEVRPSNRSARALYAAFGFEVVGRRKGYYRDTHEDAILMAVDL, encoded by the coding sequence ATGCGTCCGTCCGACCTCGACGAGGTCCTCGCGATCGAGGAGGCGTCGTTCAGCGTCCCGTGGAGCCGCGAGAGCTTCCTTTTCGAGCTCCAGGCCAACCCCTACGCACGGAACTTCGTGATGCGGCGGGGCGGTTCGGTCGTCGCGTTCGCCTGCGTGTGGGTGGTGGACGACGAGCTCAAGATCAACAACATCGCCGTCGGCGCCGCGGTTCGGAGGAAGGGCCACGGCTCAGCGCTGCTCCGTTGGATTCTCGACTACGGCCGCTCCGTTCAGTGCACCGAGGCAACCCTCGAGGTTCGTCCGTCGAACCGGTCCGCTCGCGCCCTCTACGCCGCGTTCGGGTTCGAGGTGGTGGGCCGGCGGAAGGGGTACTACCGCGACACCCACGAAGACGCCATACTGATGGCGGTGGATCTCTAA
- a CDS encoding GGDEF domain-containing protein, protein MITHEESGRLRGELLSVLAEDAHNAERLLARLDTLSRESGISAHAALLLILTHLAFEDTQARGHWESILAHRETMASAMGRDPGLRVALLDYFVNINRRLVQPVLIDLEMFEARPRAASVDSLTGLATDRAFRGALQNELRRAKRYGLSVPIALFDLDDFSRVNREFGELVGDRLLREVGILLHNKVRDIDLAARPGEDEMALILPETDRNGALLVAERFRWEVESHFSRREAGGRPVGLTLSAGIACYPDDAAAPEALLARAAQALYRAKAEGKNSVQAYQPERRRFLRFDLDPDRVEVEVLSPRDFGAVPRNLCRRGIVFGSPEPLEVGEEIEIRLAAGREDAGAEPVRMRGRVVRLEEIPEAVAEAVDVEPADRPAERFEIGVALDADWVGGEEDLLAFLEKAQADRGVTRP, encoded by the coding sequence GTGATCACGCACGAGGAGTCCGGCCGGCTGCGCGGCGAGCTCCTCTCCGTTCTCGCGGAAGACGCCCACAACGCCGAGAGGCTCCTGGCGAGGCTCGACACCCTGTCCCGTGAGAGCGGGATCTCCGCGCACGCGGCGCTGCTCCTCATCCTGACCCACCTCGCGTTCGAGGACACGCAGGCGAGAGGTCATTGGGAGTCGATCCTCGCTCACCGCGAGACGATGGCCAGCGCGATGGGGCGGGACCCCGGACTACGGGTCGCGCTCCTGGACTACTTCGTGAACATCAACCGGAGGCTGGTCCAGCCGGTGCTCATCGACCTCGAGATGTTCGAGGCGCGGCCTCGGGCCGCCTCCGTCGACTCCCTGACCGGCCTCGCGACCGATCGCGCGTTCCGCGGAGCGCTCCAGAACGAGCTGCGTCGTGCGAAGCGATATGGTCTCTCCGTGCCGATCGCGTTGTTCGACCTCGACGACTTTTCGCGGGTCAACCGCGAGTTCGGCGAGCTGGTGGGCGATCGCCTCCTCAGGGAGGTCGGCATCCTCCTGCACAACAAGGTTCGCGACATCGATCTCGCCGCACGCCCCGGCGAGGACGAGATGGCGCTGATCCTCCCCGAGACCGATCGCAACGGCGCGCTCCTGGTCGCGGAGCGCTTCCGCTGGGAGGTCGAGTCCCATTTCTCGCGCCGGGAAGCGGGCGGGCGACCGGTGGGTCTCACGCTCTCGGCGGGGATCGCGTGCTATCCGGACGACGCGGCGGCTCCGGAGGCGCTCCTGGCGCGGGCCGCCCAGGCGCTCTACCGCGCGAAGGCCGAAGGAAAGAACTCGGTACAGGCCTACCAGCCGGAGCGCCGCAGATTCCTCAGGTTCGACCTCGACCCCGACCGAGTCGAGGTCGAGGTGCTCTCGCCGCGGGACTTCGGCGCCGTGCCGCGCAACCTCTGTCGGCGCGGGATCGTGTTCGGCAGCCCCGAGCCGCTCGAGGTCGGGGAGGAGATCGAGATCCGCCTCGCCGCCGGACGTGAAGATGCCGGTGCCGAGCCGGTCAGGATGCGCGGCCGCGTCGTGCGCCTGGAGGAGATTCCCGAGGCGGTGGCGGAGGCGGTCGACGTGGAGCCCGCGGATCGGCCCGCGGAGCGATTTGAGATCGGCGTGGCGTTGGACGCGGACTGGGTGGGCGGCGAGGAGGACCTGCTGGCGTTTCTCGAGAAGGCGCAGGCCGATCGGGGCGTGACACGGCCGTGA
- a CDS encoding GGDEF domain-containing protein, giving the protein MNRLRELRNLDEVQAFAEAVRLLAHLDLPENEAEALLGDVLKHRETMGRALGRDPGLRVAAVDYLSNVDRRLVNPKIVEMSEFERTERSAATDSLTRLYNRRAFRESLDREVRRGRRYGLCLSLAMLDLDDFKQVNDLYGHLFGDVVLQRVARLVRRSIREADVACRYGGEEIAVILPETERLGAYAVAGRIRERIEVSFREEATSGRKVPMTLSGGIAAYPEDGLEPDSLVARADEALYLAKRGGKNRITLYHRERRRWVRYPARPETRVLMESGEVGAGRPAMALNLSRSGMLLETAEPVLPASSVVLVMGRKAGDTADGDWVVRGRVVRVEPRPSAALGFRIGVAFDQPVPEECLLVQAAAVRQPLRAARGTGR; this is encoded by the coding sequence ATGAACCGCCTCCGGGAACTCCGCAATCTCGACGAGGTACAGGCCTTCGCCGAGGCCGTGCGCCTTCTGGCGCACCTGGATCTCCCCGAGAACGAAGCCGAAGCCCTCCTCGGGGACGTGCTGAAGCACCGCGAGACGATGGGGCGGGCGCTCGGCCGGGACCCGGGGCTCAGGGTCGCCGCGGTGGACTACCTCTCCAACGTGGACCGGCGGCTCGTCAACCCGAAGATCGTGGAGATGTCGGAGTTCGAGCGGACGGAGCGCTCGGCGGCCACCGACTCCCTGACGCGACTCTACAATCGCAGGGCCTTCCGCGAATCCCTGGATCGGGAGGTCCGGCGCGGTCGCCGCTACGGGCTCTGCCTGTCCCTCGCCATGTTGGATCTGGACGACTTCAAGCAGGTCAACGACCTGTACGGACACCTCTTCGGCGACGTGGTCTTGCAGCGGGTGGCCCGCCTCGTCCGGCGCTCGATCCGAGAGGCCGACGTCGCCTGCCGCTACGGGGGGGAAGAGATCGCCGTGATCCTCCCCGAGACCGAGCGGCTGGGAGCCTACGCGGTCGCGGGCAGGATTCGGGAGAGGATCGAGGTGTCGTTCCGCGAGGAGGCGACCAGTGGGCGGAAGGTGCCGATGACCCTCTCCGGCGGCATCGCCGCGTACCCCGAGGACGGCCTCGAGCCCGATTCGCTCGTGGCGCGGGCGGACGAAGCGCTGTACCTCGCGAAGCGCGGTGGGAAGAACCGGATCACCCTGTACCACCGGGAGCGGCGGCGCTGGGTGCGGTACCCCGCGCGGCCGGAGACGCGCGTCCTGATGGAATCGGGGGAGGTGGGCGCTGGCCGGCCCGCGATGGCGCTGAACCTGAGCCGGAGCGGCATGCTCCTCGAGACCGCCGAGCCGGTGCTCCCGGCGTCGTCGGTCGTCCTCGTCATGGGGCGAAAGGCCGGCGACACGGCGGACGGCGACTGGGTCGTTCGCGGTCGGGTGGTGCGGGTCGAGCCGAGGCCGTCCGCCGCCCTTGGGTTCCGGATCGGCGTGGCGTTCGACCAGCCCGTGCCGGAGGAGTGCCTCCTGGTGCAGGCCGCCGCGGTGCGTCAACCCCTCCGCGCGGCGCGGGGAACCGGGCGGTGA
- the pssA gene encoding CDP-diacylglycerol--serine O-phosphatidyltransferase: MRENRRLRRGIYLLPTCFTVGNLFCGFFSLVESSQGRFDLAAILIIVAATLDGLDGRIARLTGSTSEFGIQFDSLADIVSFGVAPAFLAYRWALVPFHRTGWLIAFLYVVCAATRLARFNLQHAASDKRYFVGFPSPPAAAVLASVAFAFPGPIESRAVSATLAVLASAVALLMVSRLRYRSFKDFDLRNRRSYIGVLPIAAALVAVLTHPKEALPTISGAYLLSGPLAYLWGWVGRLRGRRSVKSGADAVEAKDA, from the coding sequence ATGCGCGAGAACCGACGGCTCAGGCGAGGGATTTACCTGCTGCCGACCTGCTTTACCGTCGGGAACCTCTTCTGCGGGTTCTTCAGCCTCGTGGAGTCCTCGCAGGGACGGTTCGACCTCGCCGCGATCCTGATCATCGTTGCGGCGACCCTGGACGGCCTCGACGGGCGGATCGCCCGCCTGACCGGGAGCACCTCGGAGTTCGGGATCCAGTTCGACTCGCTGGCCGACATCGTGTCGTTCGGGGTGGCGCCGGCGTTCCTCGCCTACCGATGGGCGCTGGTGCCGTTCCACAGGACCGGCTGGCTCATCGCGTTCCTGTACGTCGTCTGCGCGGCGACGCGCCTCGCGCGCTTTAACCTCCAGCATGCCGCGTCCGACAAGCGCTATTTCGTGGGCTTCCCCTCGCCCCCGGCGGCGGCCGTGCTCGCCTCGGTCGCGTTCGCGTTCCCGGGCCCCATCGAGAGCCGTGCGGTCTCCGCGACGCTGGCGGTCCTCGCATCCGCGGTGGCCTTGCTGATGGTGAGCCGGCTCCGTTACAGGTCGTTCAAGGACTTCGACCTTCGCAACCGTCGATCGTACATCGGGGTGCTCCCGATCGCCGCGGCGCTCGTGGCGGTCCTGACCCACCCCAAGGAGGCGCTGCCGACGATTTCCGGCGCCTACCTTCTGTCCGGCCCTTTGGCCTACCTCTGGGGTTGGGTCGGGCGACTCCGAGGGCGAAGATCGGTCAAGAGCGGGGCCGACGCCGTCGAGGCGAAGGATGCTTAG
- the lpxC gene encoding UDP-3-O-acyl-N-acetylglucosamine deacetylase yields the protein SGAKVRMRLLPAEAGAGILFLRTDHPEVEIPATLDHTGPSFYATVLQKDGVAVSTVEHLMAALYALQVDDLRVEIDGPEVPILDGSSRPFVEAILAAGTVEHPVPRLYLTVVRPVVVTLDEKRIGVYPCREYRVTYAIEFPHPGLGYQELTLSIWGADAFAEKLSPARTFTFEGEVEALRKAGLARGGSLENAVVVGANGLLNEGGLRFPDEFVRHKMLDLTGDLSLLGRPLRGHVVAYRAGHDLHGRLARRILERTDCWFLAPWSEEVPGTVSGGELPLVG from the coding sequence CTCCGGCGCCAAGGTCCGAATGAGGCTCCTTCCCGCCGAGGCGGGAGCGGGCATCCTCTTCTTGCGCACCGATCACCCGGAGGTCGAGATCCCTGCGACCCTCGATCACACGGGTCCGAGTTTCTACGCCACGGTCCTGCAGAAGGACGGCGTCGCGGTCAGCACGGTGGAGCATCTGATGGCGGCGCTGTACGCGCTGCAGGTGGACGATCTCCGCGTCGAGATCGATGGGCCGGAGGTGCCCATCCTCGATGGTTCGTCGCGCCCCTTCGTGGAGGCGATCCTCGCCGCAGGCACCGTCGAGCATCCGGTTCCGAGACTTTACCTGACCGTGGTCCGTCCCGTGGTCGTGACCCTCGACGAGAAGCGGATCGGCGTCTACCCGTGTCGCGAATACCGGGTCACGTACGCCATCGAGTTCCCCCACCCGGGGCTGGGGTACCAGGAGCTCACCCTCAGCATCTGGGGGGCGGACGCCTTCGCCGAGAAGCTCTCTCCGGCCAGGACCTTCACGTTCGAAGGGGAAGTGGAGGCGCTGCGCAAGGCGGGGCTCGCGCGGGGCGGATCGCTGGAGAACGCTGTGGTGGTCGGGGCCAACGGCCTCCTCAACGAAGGAGGGCTCAGGTTCCCGGACGAGTTCGTGCGCCACAAGATGCTCGACCTCACCGGGGACCTCTCGCTCCTCGGCCGGCCGCTTCGGGGGCACGTGGTCGCGTACCGGGCCGGACACGATCTCCACGGCCGCCTCGCGCGGCGAATCCTCGAGCGCACCGACTGCTGGTTCCTCGCGCCGTGGTCCGAGGAGGTTCCGGGGACGGTCAGCGGGGGCGAACTCCCCCTCGTGGGCTGA